From Pyrenophora tritici-repentis strain M4 chromosome 1, whole genome shotgun sequence, the proteins below share one genomic window:
- a CDS encoding Peroxidase-2 multi-domain protein, which translates to MRFTVTVSIVSFAAVQALSLPLLEALDVTDILASLSPINENDPRFRNHVPPGYGDVRSPCPGLNTLANHNFIHHSGKGMTIPHLIKGLAQGMNMGADFATLIGATGLLASADPLSLSFNLDDLNQHNFPTEHDVSISRPDAYFGDATAFNASVWNDYISFFSGKMSTDLDTTAIARFSRFENSKRYNPELVFGLKEEILSLAENSLLLQTMGGAGSDKADLRFVRTFIQEQKLPFELGWRPSKAPITLLTLGAMSVEILKKSPDTGNELGTVTKDSYKDILILGAGGLEILGNLTQGISETLGL; encoded by the exons ATGCGTTTCACAGTCACCGTCTCCATCGTCAGCTTTGCTGCTGTACAAGCGTTATCCCTACCGCTATTGGAGGCCCTCGATGTCACAGATATCCTCGCAAGCCTCAGTCCCATCAACGAAAATGACCCTCGCTTCAGAAACCACGTCCCCCCCGGCTACGGCGACG TCCGCTCCCCCTGCCCCGGCCTAAACACACTCGCAAACCACAACTTCATCCACCACTCGGGCAAAGGCATGACAATCCCACACCTAATCAAGGGCCTAGCCCAAGGCATGAACATGGGCGCAGACTTTGCCACTTTAATCGGCGCCACTGGCCTCCTCGCCTCTGCAGAccccctctccctctccttCAACCTCGACGACCTAAACCAGCACAACTTCCCCACCGAACACGACGTCAGCATCTCCCGGCCAGACGCCTACTTCGGCGACGCCACCGCCTTCAACGCAAGTGTTTGGAACGACTAcatctccttcttctccgGCAAGATGTCTACGGACCTTGATACCACGGCAATAGCGCGGTTCTCCCGCTTCGAAAACAGTAAGCGGTATAACCCCGAACTGGTATTTGGACTTAAAGAAGAGATTCTGAGTCTGGCGGAGAATTCGCTGTTGCTGCAGACAATGGGGGGTGCGGGGTCTGACAAGGCGGATTTGCGGTTCGTGAGGACGTTTATTCAGGAGCAGAAGTTGCCGTTTGAGCTGGGGTGGAGGCCGAGTAAGGCGCCTATTACGCTGCTGACTTTGGGGGCTATGAGTGTGGAGATTTTGAAGAAGAGCCCGGATACGGGGAATGAGTTGGGGACGGTTACGAA GGATTCTTACAAGGATATTCTTATTCTTGGGGCGGGAGGACTGGAGATTTTGGGCAATTTGACACAGGGGATTAGTGAGACGCTTGGGCTTTGA
- a CDS encoding NmrA multi-domain protein, which produces MPTTKIILLGLGELGSAFLPHLIPLPSTHLTVGTPNPSKHASLLASYPTVSYLAIDLTTPSDSLAKAFAAFDILITATGFSSNIDSVTKLTNEVLQAGKIRQAQGKSKIWFFPWQWGVDYDVTGDVEGKMPLFGKQKAVRDLLRERAEESGVCWTIVSTGIFMSFLFEGSWGIIDRSREDRGKIVVRCLKNWEHKVTVTDVDDIGRVLAKIVAKHVEAENCILYIAGDTVSYQELADVIGHVSGKEIGREKWSIPYLEAELKADPDHQIKKYRLVFARDSVYWDKEKTANHELVMSMVDVETYARKLFGNKGSSQ; this is translated from the coding sequence ATGCCAACCACCAAAATCATCCTCCTCGGCCTGGGCGAACTAGGCTCTGCCTTTCTCCCCCATCTCATCCCCCTCCCATCTACACACCTCACAGTCGGCACCCCCAATCCCTCAAAGCATGCTTCCCTCCTGGCTTCTTACCCTACCGTCTCTTACCTTGCCATCGACCTCACTACACCCTCTGATTCACTCGCCAAAGCCTTTGCAGCTTTCGACATTCTCATCACCGCTACCGGCTTCTCCTCTAACATCGATAGCGTCACAAAACTGACGAACGAGGTCCTCCAAGCAGGCAAGATACGCCAAGCACAGGGAAAGAGCAAGATATGGTTCTTCCCCTGGCAGTGGGGCGTCGATTACGACGTCACAGGCGACGTAGAGGGAAAGATGCCGTTATTTGGAAAACAAAAGGCTGTCCGAGATTTACTCCGGGAAAGAGCAGAGGAGAGTGGAGTGTGCTGGACTATCGTGTCGACAGGCATTTTCATGAGCTTCCTGTTCGAAGGCTCTTGGGGCATTATTGATAGGAGCCGAGAGGACCGCGGGAAGATCGTGGTGAGGTGTTTGAAGAATTGGGAGCACAAGGTCACAGTGACGGATGTGGATGATATTGGGCGCGTGCTGGCGAAGATTGTCGCAAAACATGTCGAGGCGGAGAATTGCATCCTGTATATCGCTGGAGATACAGTGAGCTACCAGGAGCTGGCGGATGTTATTGGACACGTGAGTGGCAAAGAGATTGGCAGGGAAAAGTGGTCGATCCCATACTTGGAGGCTGAGCTCAAAGCTGACCCGGATCATCAAATCAAAAAGTATCGGCTGGTGTTTGCGAGGGACAGCGTGTATTGGGACAAGGAAAAGACTGCAAACCATGAGTTGGTGATGAGCATGGTTGATGTTGAAACGTATGCGCGCAAGTTGTTTGGAAACAAAGGCAGTAGTCAGTGA
- a CDS encoding 40S ribosomal protein RACK1: MAEQLVLRGTLEGHSGWVTSLATSLENPNMLLSGSRDKTLIIWNLTRDETSYGYPKRSLHGHSHIVSDCVISSDGAYALSSSWDKTLRLWELSTGVTTRRFVGHTNDVLSVSFSADNRQIVSGSRDRTIKLWNTLGDCKYTITDKGHTEWVSCVRFSPNPQNPVIVSAGWDKLVKVWELASCRIQTDHIGHTGYINTVTISPDGSLCASGGKDGTTMLWDLNESKHLYSLSAGDEIHALVFSPNRYWLCAATASSIIIFDLEKKSKVDELKPEYMEVGKKSREPECVSLAWSADGQTLFAGYTDNCIRCWGVMARG, encoded by the exons ATGGCCGAGCAACTCGTACTTCGTGGTACCCTCGAGGGCCACTCCGGCTGGGTCACCTCCCTGGCTACCTCCCTGGAGAA CCCCAACATGCTCCTGTCCGGCTCGCGCGACAAGACTCTGATTATTTGGAACCTCACTCGTGACGAGACCTCATACGGTTACCCCAAGAGGAGTCTGCACGGCCACTCTCACATTGTGTCCGACTGC GTCATCTCCTCTGACGGCGCCTACGCTCTTTCCTCATCGTGGGACAAGACCCTCCGCCTTTGGGAGCTTTCCACTGGTGTAACCACCCGCCGCTTTGTCGGCCACACCAACGACGTCCTCTCCGTCTCCTTCTCCGCCGACAACCGCCAGATCGTCTCGGGATCCCGCGACCGAACCATCAAGCTGTGGAACACTCTCGGTGACTGCAAGTACACCATCACCGACAAGGGCCACACCGAGTGGGTCTCGTGCGTGCGCTTCTCCCCCAACCCTCAGAACCCCGTCATCGTCTCCGCTGGCTGGGACAAGCTCGTCAAG GTTTGGGAACTCGCCTCGTGCCGCATTCAGACCGACCACATTGGTCACACCGGTTACATCAACACCGTCACCATCTCGCCCGATGGCTCCCTGTGCGCCTCCGGTGGCAAGGACGGAACCACCATGCTCTGGGACTTGAATGAGTCAAAGCACCTCTACTCCCTCTCCGCCGGTGACGAGATCCACGCCCTCGTCTTCTCGCCCAACCGTTACTGGTTGTGCGCTGCCACCGCTTCAAGCATCATCATCTTTGACCTCGAGAAGAAGAGCAAGGTTGACGAGCTTAAGCCTGAGTACATGGAGGTTGGCAAGAAGAGCCGGGAGCCCGAGTGTGTCTCCTTGGCCTGGAGCGCCGACGGCCAGACCTTGTTCGCTGGATACACCGACAACTGTATCCGCTGCTGGGGCGTCATGGCGCGGGGATAA
- a CDS encoding Amelogenin domain containing protein: protein MAPRRRPSHAGFKPAPMDSSTVSPSPPPRARRIHRASSIPNTTPGPKAPEPAEDSALSIYYYLKPTIPSPFTGSLDAALDAILDYGKRYGRIKGVQPIVSALLGEANPKTSWPELLQGPADEPPGMLRFLWTSLLFLTSRTLLPELIAKNRALLWSAYVHKKSLAGRFMLRYDMLCAWKLEYSRMIGRSRDVAVTVASVEPEEEEDWDASPNVEGWYGEKAEVKADEAGIRLFMPNIIPTLIAAPQPWSTAAVRERMKHRVTDLDKFLLLTNEEVEAWGAERLLQMTCRRVRVDC from the exons ATGGCACCACGCCGACGCCCCAGCCACGCCGGCTTCAAGCCCGCACCCATGGACTCATCCACAGTCTCACCATCACCTCCGCCGCGCGCGCGCCGCATCCACCGTGCTTCTAGTATTCCCAACACAACACCCGGACCCAAAGCCCCAGAACCAGCCGAAGACTCGGCCCTCTCAATCTACTACTATCTCAAGCCCACAATCCCTAGCCCCTTTACTGGCAGCCTCGATGCCGCCCTGGACGCGATACTCGACTACGGAAAGCGTTACGGTAGAATCAAAGGCGTGCAACCCATCGTCTCCGCCTTGCTGGGCGAAGCCAACCCCAAGACATCATGGCCGGAGCTATTACAAGGTCCGGCTGATGAACCGCCCGGGATGCTGCGTTTTCTGTGGACGAGTCTGCTTTTCCTCACATCGCGCACGCTGCTGCCGGAACTGATAGCTAAGAACCGGGCTTTGCTGTGGAGCGCGTACGTCCACAAGAAGAGCCTAGCAGGCAGATTTATGTTGCGGTACGATATGCTGTGTGCATGGAAGTTGGAGTATAGCAGGATGATAGGTCGTTCGAGAGATGTTGCTGTTACGGTTGCGAGTGTGGAGCcggaggaggaggaggattGGGATGCTAGTCCTAATGTGGAGGGGTGGTATGGGGAGAAGGCAGAGGTGAAAGCGGATGAAGCTGGCATACGCTTGTTCATGCCGAATATTATACCTACGCTCATCGCCGCCCCACAACCGTGGTCGACAGCGGCAGTGCGGGAGAGGATGAAACATCGCGTCACGGATCTGGACAAGTTCCTGTTGTTGACGAATGAGGAGGTTGAGGCATGGGGAGCTGAGAGGCTGCTTCAGATGACGT GCAGACGAGTGCGAGTGGATTGCTGA
- a CDS encoding U1 snRNP-specific protein C — protein sequence MPKFFCDYCDVYLTHDSMSVRKAHNNGRNHLRNVQAYYEQISSDQTQQVINSITDAYNTEGQANPLFQQNLNGGFPGGPMGGMPGMMPPMGMPHGFPPPGEFTDVHDEQHVKM from the coding sequence ATGCCAAAGTTCTTCTGCGACTACTGCGATGTCTACCTTACGCACGACAGTATGAGCGTGCGTAAGGCGCACAACAACGGTCGCAACCACCTGCGCAACGTCCAGGCTTATTACGAGCAGATATCCAGTGACCAGACACAGCAAGTCATCAACAGTATTACCGACGCATACAACACAGAAGGACAGGCGAATCCGTTGTTCCAACAGAATCTGAACGGAGGCTTCCCTGGAGGACCGATGGGAGGGATGCCGGGTATGATGCCGCCAATGGGTATGCCGCATGGCTTCCCGCCGCCAGGTGAGTTTACAGATGTTCATGATGAGCAACATGTTAAAATGTAG
- a CDS encoding CaiD, Enoyl-CoA hydratase-carnithine racemase: MNAFKEVMWQNLNQIFNTLSTDPSVRSIILSGAGPRAFTAGLDVNAASTSGPLASSKTPDPARTANAIRRHVLDFQACISSIEKCEKPVICIIHGIAYGLALDMSLACDIRISTQDTKFSVKEVDIGIAADIGTLSRLPHAVGNASWVKDVALSARIFGSEEALRVGLVSNVYKDKTEAVAEGIKLASLIASKSPVAVLGTKELLNYSRDRPVEEGLRYTAVWNMAMLQTEDVPRAMGSGIKKTVPKFSKL; encoded by the exons ATGAATGCTTTCAAGGAGGT AATGTGGCAAAACCTCAATCAAATCTTCAACACCCTCTCCACTGACCCCTCCGTCCGCTCCATCATTCTCAGCGGTGCCGGCCCCCGCGCCTTCACCGCAGGCCTCGACGTAAACGCTGCCTCGACCTCCGGGCCACTCGCCTCCTCCAAGACCCCAGACCCAGCCCGCACCGCCAACGCCATCCGCCGGCATGTCCTCGACTTCCAAGCTTGCATCAGCAGCATTGAAAAGTGCGAAAAGCCCGTCATCTGCATCATCCATGGCATCGCCTACGGCCTAGCCCTCGACATGAGTCTCGCCTGCGACATCCGCATCTCGACCCAAGACACCAAGTTCTCCGTCAAAGAAGTCGATATCGGCATTGCCGCAGACATCGGCACTCTATCGCGTCTGCCTCACGCAGTAGGCAACGCCAGTTGGGTCAAAGACGTGGCGTTGTCCGCGCGTATCTTTGGGTCGGAGGAAGCGCTGCGTGTGGGGCTGGTCAGCAATGTGTACAAAGATAAGACGGAGGCGGTGGCAGAGGGGATCAAGTTAGCGAGTCTGATTGCGAGCAAGAGTCCCGTGGCTGTGCTAGGGACGAAGGAGTTGTTAAATTATTCAAGGGATCGGCCTGTAGAGGAGGGGTTGAGGTATACGGCTGTTTGGAATATGGCCATGTTGCAGACGGAGGATGTGCCGAGGGCTATGGGGAGTGGAATCAAGAAAACGGTGCCGAAGTTTAGTAAGTTGTAG
- a CDS encoding ProP, Permease major facilitator superfamily, translated as MSEHLATDAVRPVQGFPSTDIDVEKNGDPNVHTHETGSNGDDKSVESETFQNGVQRVRAITEIWNKQTLITMFILLYLIEFVAFLQNAIDSSLNPFITSSFGRHGLLTVGSVMATALSGCIPLVTAKVIDVFGRVEGFFMMLIIIVVGMAIKAGCNSVQMYIAGHVLYWAGHIGVLYVTDMMTADMTTLKNRMIIFTLNGTPRIASTFAGPRIADLFWNQNNWRWAFGAFIIIFIGCCLPALIVMMFMYRKARKAGLVKKVESGRTPLQSVWYYFVQFDIFGIILIMCAWCLFVLPFSLVSYAPNGWKTPYIIACIVLGLVLFPVFYFWEAKFAPVQFLPWKYLRNGTIVGSCLLYGVMFLSVFCWNGYFNSYLIVVHRQSITNAGYILNAFSLTSAFSSPFIAWWIRYSGNFKWTAYTGVPIVLLGTALLIPFRAPSTNPGVLAFTQILIGLGTGFFATCANLAVMVPVSHQEIAVINALWGLFGSFGSSIGYAIAGAMWNNLLPEQLLMRLPESSKADYRKIFGSIEIQKSFLDGTPERDAVVGAYADVQRKMVITGACFVPLCLASIYVWKNINVKKLEEEKGKQTKGNVF; from the exons ATGTCCGAACACCTTGCGACTGATGCGGTGCGACCCGTACAAGGCTTTCCTTCCACGGATATCGATGTCGAGAAGAATGGCGATCCAAACGTACACACCCACGAGACGGGCAGCAATGGCGACGACAAATCTGTCGAGTCGGAGACATTCCAAAACGGTGTCCAGCGTGTGCGCGCCATCACTGAGATCTGGAACAAGCAGACCTTGATCACCATGTTCATCTT GTTGTACCTCATTGAATTCGTCGCATTCTTGCAAAACGCCATTGACTCGTCACTCAACCCGTTCATAACCTCGTCTTTTGGTAGACATGGCCTCTTGACAGTCGGAAGTGTCATGGCCACGGCCCTATCTGGTTGCATCCCACTCGTTACTGCCAAGGTCATTGATGTATTCGGTCGCGTCGAGGGCTTCTTCATGATgctcatcatcatcgtcgttGGTATGGCAATCAAGGCTGGCTGCAACAGTGTCCAAATGTACATTGCCGGTCACGTTCTCTACTGGGCTGGCCACATTGGTGTCCTATACGTTACCGACATGATGACCGCCGACATGACCACGCTCAAGAACCGCATGATTATATTTACGCTCAACGGCACGCCTCGTATCGCAAGTACTTTTGCTGGACCTCGAATCGCCGACCTTTTTTGGAACCAGAACAATTGGCGTTGGGCATTTGGTGCattcatcatcatcttcatTGGCTGCTGTCTTCCAGCCCTGATTGTCATGATGTTCATGTATCGCAAAGCCAGGAAGGCTGGTCTTGTTAAGAAAGTCGAGTCCGGTCGTACCCCGTTACAGTCTGTTTGGTATTACTTTGTCCAGTTTGATA TCTTTGGCATCATTCTCATCATGTGCGCATGGTGCCTGTTCGTGCTACCCTTTAGCCTGGTATCATATGCTCCCAACGGCTGGAAAACACCCTACATCATTGCCTGTATCGTACTCGGACTAGTCCTATTCCCCGTCTTCTATTTCTGGGAAGCCAAATTCGCCCCCGTCCAGTTCCTTCCCTGGAAATACCTCAGGAACGGTACCATTGTCGGATCCTGCCTTCTCTACGGCGTCATGTTCCTCTCGGTCTTTTGCTGGAacggatacttcaactcgtACCTTATTGTTGTTCACAGGCAAAGCATCACCAACGCTGGTTACATCCTCAACGCCTTTTCCCTCACGTCGGCCTTTTCCAGTCCCTTCATCGCATGGTGGATCAGGTACTCGGGCAACTTCAAGTGGACAGCTTATACGGGTGTACCGATTGTCTTGCTCGGAACTGCTCTGCTCATTCCCTTCCGGGCACCATCTACCAACCCTGGCGTCCTTGCCTTCACCCAAATCCTCATCGGTCTTGGAACCGGATTCTTTGCCACGTGCGCTAACCTCGCCGTCATGGTACCCGTCTCACATCAAGAAATCGCCGTCATCAACGCGCTCTGGGGTCTTTTCGGCagctttggttcttccaTTGGCTACGCCATCGCCGGTGCCATGTGGAACAATCTGCTTCCCGAGCAGCTCCTCATGCGCCTCCCCGAATCCAGCAAGGCCGACTACCGCAAAATTTTCGGAAGTATTGAAATCCAAAAGTCTTTCTTGGACGGGACACCGGAGCGCGATGCCGTCGTTGGCGCATATGCTGATGTGCAGCGCAAGATGGTTATTACGGGTGCTTGCTTTGTACCACTTTGTCTAGCGAGCATTTACGTGTGGAAGAATATCAACGTTAAGAAGTTGGAAGAGGAGAAGGGCAAGCAGACAAAGGGTAATGTCTTTTAA
- a CDS encoding Alpha-N-acetylglucosamine transferase: MALLKKPSSRTVRIAFIASSLFYLLLLFGRRDGHSPSHLIRFTQHSTATDTQTRIFPASGTISDNVLWSDFAYVQYVTNAAYLCNSVMIFEALRRHGTKAELLMMYPQEWPVPEGNEAEISYEGRLLALARDEYGAKLAPIQVKRFVNKDDPTWQDSYTKLLVWNQTQYKRVISLDSDATVLDHMDELFLLPSTPVAMPRAHWFDDFSLSSQVIVAEPSEETWLRVENAADNHEGNDYDMDILNKLFINSSMVIPHRKYNFLSGEFRKSPHGHEAYLGSRTEKWDPRKALAEAKYVHFSDWPMPKPWIAPTSKQLEETLPRCWDLEGVGEDCTDRFLWLELRDDFSKRRKRICGKSYDYVQKQLK; this comes from the exons ATGGCGCTCTTAAAAAAACCGTCGTCTCGCACAGTGCGCATCGCATTCATTGCATCAAGTTTGTTTTATCTGCTCTTACTATTCGGCCGCCGCGACGGACACAGTCCCAGTCATCTCATACGCTTCACACAGCACAGCACCGCTACCGATACGCAGACACGCATATTTCCAGCCTCTGGTACTATCAGCGATAACGTTCTTTGGTCTGACTTTGCGTATGTACAATATGTCACAAACGCGGCCTACCTATGCAACTCGGTCATGATTTTCGAGGCCCTGAGGCGGCACGGGACAAAAGCTGAGCTTCTCATGATGTATCCGCAGGAGTGGCCGGTGCCGGAGGGCAATGAGGCTGAGATCAGTTATGAGGGGAGACTGTTGGCTCTGGCAAGAGATGAGTACGGGGCAAAGCTTGCGCCGATTCAGGTGAAAAGATTTGTCAATAAGGATGATCCTACATGGCAGGATAGCTACACCAAGTTGTTAGTATGGAACCAGACGCAGTACAAACGAGTCATTTCCTTGGACTCGGATGCGACAGTTTTGGAT CACATGGATGAACTCTTCTTACTGCCATCGACGCCAGTCGCAATGCCCCGAGCACACTGGTTTGACGATTTTTCTCTATCCTCACAAGTCATTGTCGCTGAGCCATCCGAGGAGACTTGGCTGCGTGTGGAAAACGCCGCCGACAACCACGAAGGCAACGATTACGACATGGACATTCTGAACAAATTATTCATAAATTCCAGCATGGTCATCCCACATCGCAAGTACAATTTTCTATCAGGCGAATTTCGCAAATCACCACACGGTCATGAAGCATACCTTGGTTCGCGGACGGAAAAGTGGGATCCTAGAAAGGCATTGGCAGAAGCCAAGTACGTGCACTTTTCCGACTGGCCGATGCCGAAACCATGGATAGCTCCGACAAGTAAGCAGCTAGAGGAAACTTTGCCAAGATGTTGGGACCTGGAGGGCGTGGGGGAAGACTGCACTGATCGCTTCCTCTGGTTGGAGCTCAGGGATGACTTTTCCAAGCGCAGAAAG CGAATCTGCGGAAAGAGCTATGACTATGTGCAGAAGCAGCTGAAATAA
- a CDS encoding SCP1, Calponin: MASVTSLDQDMKKLRMDRYTPKAANEVRSWIEDVLGERLPPGDLLDALKDGTVLCRLVNMAIPTPVRFKKSAMPFIQMENISHFLRACEQPPLNMPAHDRFLTVDLYEAKDPAQVLQCLGAFSRVANAKNPSNFPTTIGPKRGPGPLSPSVTGGGGYTSTPMASPGFGRSRGPSTASNTSGSSTFNPLARPPAERTLSAARTGGSDTSYTSNGLPKSPPGGVSSWSKKVDEGSTAPAWNIHQYGYMGGASQGNQGIAFGARRQITSAGPHVPNLAEKERLRREKAAEEERLRLQAEEAEHKRRIEREAEEERIRIEEEQKWEEESRKQQEAKQARLDQQKQREAQAQLEAETRRKRAGSDARLKGQYLSQYQAEQANKPRSRRGSFDEPNAERDRIRELEQQLEEAKERERQYQAEREGRLQEKKVRSRSKSRTRERSKSRARPAPPPRAPSPQDSNVSWAQEDDRAYLRKQWDQTQRQPARPLPEPTPPSLPTRPLPEPATRPLPDPAIYAKQSRTDRYLASNPAPAPPKPQTYIPPELTSTSEQRGEDARRAASQAKTKAAGTGSGQSWDVNQYGYMGGDNQNKLGGIGGGKRQIIGPRPFGPR; this comes from the exons ATGGCGTCTGTAACGTCGTTGGACCAGGACATGAAGAAGCTGCGGATGGACCGGTATACCCCCAAAGCCGCAAATGAAGTTCGCAGCTGGATTGAAGATGTTCTCGGCGAGCGACTGCCGCCCGGTGACCTCTTGGATGCGCTCAAAGACGGGACCGTATTATGCAG ACTTGTAAACATGGCAATTCCCACGCCCGTTCGGTTCAAAAAGTCGGCAATGCCGTTTATTCAGATGGAGAATATTTCCCACTTCCTCCGCGCGTGCGAGCAACCGCCTCTAAACATGCCCGCCCACGATCGCTTCCTCACCGTCGATCTCTACGAAGCAAAAGATCCCGCCCAGGTGCTGCAGTGCTTAGGCGCTTTTAGCCGAGTCGCCAATGCAAAGAACCCGTCAAACTTTCCTACAACAATTGGGCCAAAAAGGGGACCTGGGCCCCTAAGTCCTTCAGTGACTGGCGGTGGAGGCTATACCAGCACTCCTATGGCATCGCCGGGTTTTGGGCGAAGCCGGGGTCCAAGCACAGCCAGCAACACAAGTGGTTCGAGCACATTCAACCCGCTGGCACGGCCACCTGCAGAACGGACGCTTAGCGCCGCACGCACTGGAGGCTCGGATACGTCGTACACATCCAATGGGCTGCCCAAGTCACCACCGGGCGGAGTGAGCAGCTGGAGCAAAAAGGTCGACGAGGGTAGTACCGCACCAGCATGGAATATTCACCAGTATGGCTACATGGGCGGCGCCAGTCAAGGCAACCAGGGCATTGCATTTGGCGCACGTCGCCAGATTACGAGTGCAGGGCCACACGTACCGAACCTTGCAGAGAAGGAGCGCTTGCGCAGGGAAAAGGCGGCTGAAGAAGAGCGACTACGTTTGCAGGCAGAGGAGGCTGAGCACAAGCGTCGCATTGAACGCGAAGCCGAAGAAGAGCGCATCCGCATAGAGGAGGAGCAAAAGTGGGAAGAGGAGTCGCGCAAACAGCAAGAGGCGAAACAGGCCCGACTCGACCAGCAAAAGC AGCGGGAGGCGCAAGCTCAGCTCGAGGCTGAGACCCGACGAAAGCGTGCTGGCAGTGATGCCAGGCTCAAGGGACAGTACCTGAGCCAGTATCAAGCTGAGCAAGCCAACAAGCCGCGTAGTCGCCGTGGAAGCTTCGATGAGCCCAACGCCGAGCGCGACCGCATACGTGAGCTAGAGCAACAGCTTGAAGAGGCCAAGGAGCGCGAGCGTCAGTACCAGGCTGAGCGTGAGGGACGACTACAAGAGAAAAAGGTGCGTTCTCGCTCAAAGAGTCGCACACGTGAACGATCCAAGAGCCGAGCTCGACCAGCGCCTCCACCCCGCGCCCCATCACCGCAAGACAGCAACGTCTCATGGGCACAGGAAGATGACCGTGCCTATCTTCGTAAACAGTGGGATCAGACACAAAGACAACCCGCGCGACCACTGCCCGAGCCAACGCCGCCGTCTCTCCCTACCCGACCACTACCAGAGCCGGCAACACGACCTCTCCCTGACCCTGCCATATACGCAAAGCAGAGCCGAACAGACCGCTACCTCGCCTCGAACCCGGCCCCAGCGCCCCCAAAGCCCCAAACCTACATCCCGCCAGAGCTCACATCTACCTCTGAGCAGCGCGGCGAAGATGCCCGTCGAGCCGCATCACAAGCAAAGACCAAGGCTGCTG GAACTGGCTCAGGACAGAGCTGGGACGTCAACCAGTACGGGTACATGGGCGGTGACAACCAGAACAAGTTGGGTGGCATTGGCGGTGGAAAGAGGCAAATCATCGGCCCCAGGCCTTTCGGTCCTCGCTAA